One Kribbella sp. NBC_00662 genomic region harbors:
- a CDS encoding carbohydrate ABC transporter permease, translating to MKLKFVGLLVGAFVFLFPFYYMLIGSLQTEPDPSVAGALPNPGNLTLHNYSEINKSIHLGRSLINSGIFTGGVILGTLVFGVLAGYALARLQFRGRGLVFNLMLLIQVVPFQLLTIPLYVLIVRSYGLADSYLGMILPFLINSTAVFVFRQYFLQLPAELFDAARIDGASELSILWRVAVPLVRPALLTGVLLTFIGPWNEFLWPFLITKQQDLQPLAVSLSNYLTTVSARAANPFGAVLAGACVLAAPAVTLFIIFQRRFISTNLSSGVKG from the coding sequence ATGAAGCTCAAGTTCGTCGGGCTGCTGGTCGGCGCCTTCGTGTTCCTGTTCCCCTTCTACTACATGCTGATCGGCTCGTTGCAGACCGAGCCGGACCCGTCCGTGGCCGGTGCGCTGCCGAACCCCGGCAACCTCACGCTGCACAACTACAGTGAGATCAACAAGTCGATCCATCTCGGCCGGTCCTTGATCAACTCCGGCATCTTCACCGGCGGCGTGATCCTCGGGACGCTGGTCTTCGGCGTGCTGGCCGGCTACGCGCTGGCGCGGCTGCAATTCCGCGGCCGCGGGCTGGTGTTCAACCTGATGCTGCTCATCCAGGTCGTGCCGTTCCAGCTGCTGACGATTCCTCTGTATGTGCTGATCGTGCGCAGCTACGGACTCGCTGATTCCTACCTCGGCATGATCCTGCCGTTCCTGATCAACTCGACCGCGGTGTTCGTGTTCCGGCAGTACTTCCTGCAGTTGCCGGCCGAGCTGTTCGACGCGGCCCGCATCGACGGCGCATCCGAGCTCAGCATCCTGTGGCGCGTCGCCGTACCGCTGGTGCGGCCGGCGCTGTTGACCGGCGTACTGCTGACGTTCATCGGGCCGTGGAACGAGTTCCTCTGGCCGTTCCTGATCACCAAGCAGCAGGACCTGCAGCCGTTGGCGGTTTCGCTGTCCAACTACCTGACCACGGTGTCCGCACGGGCGGCCAACCCGTTCGGTGCGGTGCTCGCCGGGGCGTGTGTGCTCGCGGCGCCGGCGGT
- a CDS encoding extracellular solute-binding protein codes for MKLQAGLLAVVMAGSLVACGDSGGGSGDADAAAKARGPITIWYSNNAEEVAWGKQMVAAWNAQHADQKVTAQEIPTGKSSEEVIGAAITAGNAPCLIFNTSPASVSQFQKQGGLVPLDSFSDGKSYIEDRSGDVAQQYKSADGKYYQLPWKSNPVMIFYNKKAFAKAGIDTTNPPLKTYDEFLATSRKVVAAKAAKVAIYPAPSNEFYQSWFDFYPLYAAESGGKQLVEDGKSTFASDEGKKVAAFWRTMYQDKLASPEKYTGDAFVDGTSAMAVVGPWAIATYKGKVDWGVVPVPTSSGKPANEIHTFSDAKNVAMYSACKNRGTAWDVLKFATSQEQDGKFLTATGQMPLRKDVATTYADYFTKNPDYKVFADQASRTVEVPNVPNSITIWQTFRDAYSKSVIFGQQDPGQALDEAAQKVDQLVKQS; via the coding sequence ATGAAGTTGCAAGCTGGACTGCTGGCCGTTGTCATGGCCGGCTCGCTCGTCGCGTGTGGCGACAGTGGCGGCGGCTCTGGTGACGCCGACGCCGCGGCCAAGGCACGCGGACCGATCACGATCTGGTACTCGAACAATGCCGAGGAAGTGGCCTGGGGCAAGCAGATGGTCGCGGCCTGGAACGCGCAGCATGCGGATCAGAAGGTCACCGCGCAGGAGATCCCGACCGGGAAGAGTTCCGAGGAAGTCATCGGTGCCGCGATCACGGCCGGGAACGCGCCGTGCCTGATCTTCAACACCTCGCCGGCGTCGGTGTCGCAGTTCCAGAAGCAGGGCGGCCTGGTGCCGCTCGATTCCTTCTCCGACGGCAAGTCCTATATCGAGGACCGGTCCGGAGACGTCGCGCAGCAGTACAAGTCCGCCGACGGCAAGTACTACCAGCTGCCGTGGAAGTCGAACCCGGTGATGATCTTCTACAACAAGAAGGCGTTCGCGAAGGCGGGCATCGACACCACCAACCCACCGCTCAAGACGTACGACGAGTTCCTCGCGACGTCGCGCAAGGTGGTCGCGGCGAAGGCCGCCAAGGTCGCCATCTACCCGGCGCCGAGCAACGAGTTCTACCAGTCGTGGTTCGACTTCTACCCGCTGTACGCGGCCGAGTCCGGCGGCAAGCAGCTCGTCGAGGACGGGAAGTCGACGTTCGCCTCGGACGAGGGCAAGAAGGTCGCTGCGTTCTGGCGGACCATGTACCAGGACAAGCTGGCCTCGCCGGAGAAGTACACCGGTGACGCGTTCGTCGACGGGACGTCGGCGATGGCCGTGGTGGGTCCGTGGGCGATCGCGACGTACAAGGGCAAGGTCGACTGGGGTGTCGTCCCGGTCCCGACCTCGTCGGGTAAGCCGGCCAACGAGATCCACACGTTCAGCGATGCGAAGAACGTCGCGATGTATTCGGCGTGTAAGAACCGTGGCACTGCCTGGGACGTGTTGAAGTTCGCGACCAGCCAGGAGCAGGACGGCAAGTTCCTCACCGCGACCGGGCAGATGCCGCTGCGCAAGGACGTCGCGACCACGTACGCGGACTACTTCACGAAGAACCCTGACTACAAGGTGTTCGCCGACCAGGCCTCCCGTACGGTCGAGGTGCCGAACGTGCCGAACTCGATCACGATCTGGCAGACCTTCCGCGACGCGTACTCGAAGTCGGTCATCTTCGGCCAGCAGGACCCGGGTCAGGCGTTGGACGAGGCCGCACAGAAGGTCGATCAGCTCGTCAAGCAGTCATGA
- a CDS encoding AAA family ATPase, protein MQVSVQLLGGFVVIVNGAPITADRWTRRGAAALVKLLALAPDGRLHRDRVVDALWPELTLDVALPRLHKAAHYARGVLGDRDAVVLKGEVIALFPGARLEVDATTFEAAAEDALAEPPAPEACAEVLKLAGELLPDDLSEPWLEEPRERLRLRVLRLLRCAGRWEELLALDAANEEAHVELLRESVLAGDRTNGLRRYARMERVLHTELGLAPGPEAVVLRDRLLAVDPGPHSPPVAGVARGADRTDLVERDAELAQLGAACDLAVDEGRGVVVLVSGEAGAGKSALVRAFLDGLSPAIRVAVGGCDDLLAPRSLGPFRDMAENNAELAAALSGDLPAALLRMFSGRPSVVVVEDIHWADDATLDAVRFLARRFPGIPAVLVLTFRDTGIDAGHPLRQLLGSLTGPSVKRVLLPPLSVEAVRRLGAVAPGEAVEIHRVTQGNPFFVTEVLAGGGTGVPHTVLDAVLARLGTLSAPARTLVERLSVIPTRTERWLAENLADPGVLLEVERSGIVTGTDATVAFRHELARQAIESALTAGERIQANKEVVDVLLGRPEVEPSRLVHHAERAGRIDVILEYGPDAALEAARLGAHRQAVGVLDVVLRHRHLLASRLAAELLTRRAYSLYVVNRFAAGLESAEAAVRAATEAGDALLLAEALQVLARVAMFARGPMRAREAADQAVEVLEPLGDDARLAAALIEVGRAHSNLATVAIVAEPSERAEAAAERALQIGQRLGRPELEAQARCYLGDARLARGDPRGEADLQRAISLAGADSRIETLVRCYVNAAGGAYRSGRLDDAEKYVAGGLRAAADGEFFAGQYRLRLTTAAVQASRGNWDRAIADLRDLLDTPGEPGAMATLARSLLARLLARRGDAEAGEVLAASLTDEAFADDSFVSTRLAVAQVELGWLDGSLGSLTDEVRQALTLADGHRSVHGELAAYLSRAGIDVPAPIDAPGPWAATLAGHWEEAAAEWGRLGERYEQAVVLATAPDRTARARGLRQLRELGAVSTVLAV, encoded by the coding sequence GTGCAGGTCAGCGTGCAGCTGCTGGGCGGCTTTGTCGTCATCGTGAACGGTGCGCCGATCACCGCGGACCGGTGGACCCGGCGGGGTGCGGCAGCGCTGGTCAAACTGCTGGCCTTGGCACCTGACGGTCGGCTGCACCGGGACCGCGTCGTCGACGCCCTGTGGCCGGAGCTCACGCTGGACGTCGCATTGCCCCGGCTGCACAAGGCCGCGCACTATGCGCGCGGCGTGCTCGGTGATCGGGATGCCGTCGTACTGAAGGGTGAGGTGATCGCGCTGTTCCCGGGCGCGCGGCTCGAGGTCGACGCGACCACCTTCGAAGCTGCCGCCGAGGACGCTCTCGCCGAACCGCCCGCACCCGAAGCCTGCGCCGAGGTCTTGAAGCTGGCCGGTGAGCTGCTGCCCGACGACCTGTCCGAGCCGTGGCTGGAAGAACCCCGCGAACGCTTGCGTCTCCGGGTCCTGCGACTGCTCCGCTGCGCCGGCCGGTGGGAGGAGCTGCTGGCCCTGGACGCTGCGAACGAGGAGGCGCACGTCGAACTCCTCCGCGAATCCGTGCTCGCCGGAGATCGCACGAACGGGCTGCGTCGCTACGCCCGGATGGAACGAGTCCTGCACACCGAACTCGGCCTCGCACCAGGGCCTGAGGCCGTCGTACTGCGTGATCGTCTGCTGGCCGTTGATCCCGGACCGCATTCTCCGCCTGTCGCTGGAGTAGCCCGGGGTGCCGACCGGACGGATCTGGTCGAGCGCGACGCGGAGCTGGCGCAGCTCGGTGCGGCGTGCGATCTGGCCGTCGACGAGGGACGCGGTGTGGTCGTACTGGTCTCGGGGGAGGCCGGCGCCGGGAAGTCTGCTCTGGTGCGCGCTTTCCTCGACGGACTGAGCCCGGCCATCCGGGTGGCGGTCGGCGGGTGCGACGACCTGTTGGCGCCGCGCAGTCTCGGACCTTTCCGCGACATGGCCGAGAACAATGCCGAGCTGGCGGCGGCGCTGTCCGGCGATCTGCCGGCCGCCTTGCTGCGGATGTTCTCCGGGCGTCCGTCGGTCGTGGTGGTCGAAGACATCCACTGGGCCGATGACGCCACGCTGGATGCGGTCCGCTTCCTCGCGCGCAGGTTCCCCGGCATTCCTGCGGTGTTGGTGCTCACCTTCCGCGACACCGGGATCGACGCTGGTCATCCGCTCCGGCAGTTGCTCGGCAGTCTGACCGGTCCGTCCGTCAAGCGAGTGCTCTTGCCGCCGCTGAGTGTGGAGGCGGTACGACGACTGGGCGCGGTGGCTCCGGGCGAGGCAGTCGAGATTCACCGCGTGACGCAAGGGAATCCGTTCTTCGTCACCGAAGTGCTCGCCGGCGGCGGAACCGGTGTACCGCACACCGTCCTCGATGCCGTCCTCGCGCGGCTGGGCACCTTGTCGGCTCCCGCGCGGACATTGGTCGAACGGTTGTCCGTCATCCCGACCCGGACCGAGCGATGGCTCGCCGAAAACCTCGCCGATCCCGGCGTGCTGCTCGAGGTCGAGCGGTCCGGGATCGTGACCGGAACCGACGCGACCGTTGCCTTCCGCCACGAACTGGCCAGGCAGGCGATCGAGTCCGCGCTGACCGCAGGGGAGCGGATCCAGGCCAACAAAGAGGTGGTCGACGTACTCCTCGGGCGTCCAGAGGTCGAGCCGTCCCGGTTGGTGCACCACGCCGAGCGGGCCGGCCGGATCGACGTCATCCTCGAGTACGGTCCGGACGCGGCGCTCGAGGCTGCGCGGCTCGGTGCGCATCGGCAGGCGGTCGGCGTGTTGGACGTCGTACTGCGGCATCGTCACCTGCTCGCCTCACGGCTCGCGGCCGAGTTGCTCACCCGGCGGGCCTATTCGCTGTACGTCGTCAACCGGTTCGCGGCCGGGCTGGAATCCGCCGAGGCGGCTGTCCGGGCGGCCACGGAGGCCGGCGATGCTCTGCTGCTGGCCGAGGCGTTGCAGGTGCTGGCCCGGGTGGCGATGTTCGCGCGCGGTCCGATGCGGGCGCGGGAGGCGGCGGACCAAGCCGTCGAGGTGCTGGAACCGCTGGGTGACGATGCCCGGCTCGCGGCCGCGCTGATCGAGGTGGGCCGTGCCCACAGCAACCTGGCGACGGTCGCCATCGTCGCTGAGCCCAGCGAGCGCGCCGAGGCAGCAGCCGAACGGGCTCTGCAGATCGGGCAGCGTCTCGGCCGGCCCGAGCTGGAGGCGCAGGCCAGGTGCTATCTCGGTGATGCCCGCCTGGCCCGGGGAGATCCACGCGGCGAGGCGGACCTCCAGCGCGCGATCTCGCTGGCCGGGGCGGACAGCAGGATCGAGACGCTGGTGCGGTGCTACGTGAACGCGGCCGGCGGCGCCTATCGCAGCGGCCGGCTGGACGACGCGGAGAAGTACGTCGCCGGCGGACTCCGGGCCGCGGCCGACGGGGAGTTCTTCGCGGGGCAGTACCGGTTGCGGCTCACCACGGCCGCGGTACAGGCGAGCCGCGGGAACTGGGACCGCGCCATCGCCGACCTCCGGGACCTGCTCGACACACCGGGAGAACCAGGCGCGATGGCGACGCTCGCTCGGAGCCTCCTGGCCCGGCTGCTCGCGCGGCGCGGCGACGCGGAGGCCGGTGAGGTTCTGGCGGCTTCGCTCACCGATGAGGCGTTTGCGGACGACAGCTTCGTGTCGACGCGACTGGCGGTGGCGCAGGTCGAACTCGGCTGGCTCGACGGCTCGCTGGGTTCACTCACCGATGAGGTACGGCAGGCTCTCACACTGGCCGACGGACATCGATCCGTGCACGGCGAGCTGGCGGCGTATCTGAGCCGCGCCGGGATCGACGTACCAGCTCCGATCGACGCGCCTGGCCCGTGGGCGGCGACGCTGGCCGGCCATTGGGAGGAGGCCGCCGCCGAGTGGGGACGCCTCGGCGAGCGGTACGAACAGGCGGTGGTCCTGGCGACCGCCCCGGACCGTACGGCGCGAGCGCGGGGACTGCGTCAGCTCCGCGAACTGGGCGCGGTCAGCACCGTCCTCGCAGTCTGA
- a CDS encoding LacI family DNA-binding transcriptional regulator produces the protein MSKRPTIADVARRAGVSKGSVSFALNGRPGLAQATVDKILAAADELGWRPSNRARSLSVSKAFALGLVITRDPAVLSSDPFFPAFIAGVESVLSTRGQALVLQVVMAGESEEDGYRRLARDARVDGVFLSDLRHDDPRIDLLVELGLPAVTLNRPDGESPFPAVILDDRPGTRAVVEHLVGLGHTRIAQVAGPPAFVHATARATAFVESLTAAGLEPLTETGDFTAAGGIEATRRLLALPEPPTAIFYANDRMAIAGLGAAQAAGLTVPDDLSIAGFDDSELAEYVHPGLTTVRADPYRFGEAAALTLNQLVDGAADVPDTELPPAQLVVRGSTASPPV, from the coding sequence GTGAGTAAGCGCCCGACGATCGCGGATGTGGCTCGCCGGGCCGGCGTGTCGAAGGGGTCGGTCTCGTTCGCGCTCAACGGGCGGCCCGGACTCGCGCAGGCGACCGTCGACAAGATCCTCGCAGCCGCCGACGAGCTCGGCTGGCGACCGAGCAACCGGGCCCGTTCGCTGTCGGTCTCGAAGGCGTTCGCGCTGGGCCTGGTGATCACCCGGGATCCGGCCGTGCTGTCGTCGGACCCGTTCTTCCCGGCCTTCATCGCCGGGGTCGAGAGCGTCCTGTCCACGCGTGGTCAGGCGCTGGTGCTGCAGGTCGTCATGGCCGGCGAGTCCGAGGAGGACGGGTACCGGCGGCTCGCGCGAGATGCTCGGGTCGACGGGGTGTTCCTCTCCGACCTCCGGCACGACGATCCGCGGATCGACCTGCTGGTCGAGCTCGGCCTGCCCGCCGTCACGCTGAACCGGCCGGACGGGGAGTCGCCGTTCCCGGCGGTCATCCTGGACGACCGGCCCGGGACCCGCGCTGTCGTCGAGCACCTGGTCGGACTCGGCCACACCCGCATTGCCCAGGTCGCCGGCCCGCCCGCCTTCGTGCACGCGACCGCCCGGGCGACGGCGTTCGTCGAGTCCCTCACCGCGGCCGGCCTCGAGCCGTTGACCGAGACCGGCGACTTCACTGCCGCTGGTGGAATCGAGGCCACCCGCCGGCTGCTCGCGCTCCCGGAGCCGCCGACCGCGATCTTCTACGCCAACGACCGGATGGCGATCGCCGGTCTCGGTGCCGCGCAGGCCGCCGGCCTGACCGTGCCGGACGACCTGAGCATCGCCGGCTTCGACGACAGCGAGCTCGCCGAGTACGTCCATCCCGGTCTGACCACCGTCCGCGCCGACCCGTACCGCTTCGGCGAGGCCGCGGCCCTCACCCTCAACCAGCTCGTCGACGGCGCCGCCGACGTACCCGACACCGAGCTCCCGCCCGCGCAGCTCGTCGTCCGCGGCTCCACCGCATCGCCCCCCGTGTAG
- a CDS encoding NAD(P)-binding domain-containing protein → MTTIDTVVIGAGHAGLAVSRLLTRAGRDHAVIDRGRIGESWRSARWDSLRLLSPNWMMRLPDWDYQGPDIDGFLPAGRFVRHLELYAQSFDAPVVSGATVLELSGPGRSGYRVVTDRGNWRARHVVIATGPGLPRVPAGLREVVTAAAYRNPAQLAPGGVVVIGASASGVQIADELNRAGRDVYLSVGRHTRVPRSYHGKDVFWWLERTGRLARTIDEVRDPAAARREPSMQLAGRPGELDLVTLQADGVRLLGRFDGMDRMDGSRARFRADLAETAAAADARMYRLLDSFDDSRGERPPALVPPTTPSSVDLRRAGIGAVLVATGYQPDYPWLRLPITGPDGQIQQVRGITAAPGVYVVGQRFQHRRDSAFIDGARHDAAYVVQHLLACSAEPAA, encoded by the coding sequence ATGACCACCATCGACACCGTTGTGATCGGCGCGGGCCATGCCGGTCTCGCCGTCAGCCGGCTGCTGACCCGGGCCGGGCGCGATCATGCGGTCATCGACCGCGGCCGGATCGGCGAGAGCTGGCGCAGTGCGCGCTGGGACTCGCTGCGGCTGCTCTCACCGAACTGGATGATGCGCCTCCCGGACTGGGACTACCAGGGGCCGGACATCGACGGGTTCCTGCCGGCGGGCCGGTTCGTCCGGCACCTGGAGCTTTATGCACAGTCGTTCGACGCGCCGGTCGTCTCCGGTGCCACCGTGCTCGAGCTGTCCGGTCCAGGACGCAGTGGATATCGGGTGGTCACTGACCGAGGCAACTGGCGTGCGCGGCACGTCGTCATCGCGACCGGACCGGGGCTGCCTCGTGTACCTGCCGGGCTGCGTGAGGTCGTCACCGCGGCCGCCTACCGCAACCCGGCGCAGCTCGCGCCGGGAGGTGTCGTGGTGATCGGGGCCTCGGCTTCCGGCGTACAGATCGCCGACGAACTCAACCGGGCCGGCCGCGACGTGTACCTGTCGGTCGGCCGGCATACGCGGGTGCCGCGCTCGTACCACGGAAAGGACGTCTTCTGGTGGCTGGAGCGGACCGGGCGGCTGGCCCGCACCATCGACGAGGTCCGTGATCCCGCGGCCGCGCGGCGGGAGCCGTCGATGCAACTGGCCGGCCGGCCGGGCGAGCTCGACCTGGTCACGCTACAGGCCGACGGCGTCCGGCTGCTCGGCCGCTTCGACGGGATGGACAGGATGGACGGGAGCCGGGCGCGCTTCCGGGCGGACCTGGCCGAGACTGCAGCCGCGGCCGATGCGCGCATGTACCGCCTGCTGGACTCGTTCGATGACTCACGTGGGGAACGGCCACCTGCGCTGGTGCCGCCGACGACCCCGAGCAGTGTGGATCTGCGCCGTGCAGGCATCGGCGCTGTGCTCGTCGCCACCGGATACCAGCCTGACTACCCCTGGCTCCGGTTGCCGATAACGGGTCCGGACGGTCAGATCCAGCAGGTTCGCGGCATCACGGCAGCACCCGGGGTGTACGTCGTCGGCCAGCGCTTCCAGCATCGACGCGACTCGGCCTTCATCGACGGAGCCCGTCACGACGCGGCGTACGTCGTACAGCACTTGCTGGCGTGCAGTGCGGAGCCGGCCGCATGA
- a CDS encoding carbohydrate ABC transporter permease: MRRGPLTRVMGEHPVGTAFVTPYVVFLAAVFAYPLGFAVYMSFHDYFFAAPGAIVDRPFVGFDNYVAVLSDPAVRRAFLNVLIFLVINVPLTVILSLGLANALNAAIRWRTFFRVSYYVPYVTASVAVVGVWLFLFNSNGLVNSILGPLAPDPSWLVNSKLAMPTVAIYVTWKQLGFFILLYLAALQNVSKDLYEAASMDGAGRWKSFLNVTVPGVRPATTLVVLLATVTGANLFTEPYLLTGGGGPDGASASPVLIMYQRGIEQGNPDVGSAIGVLLVIGVLLLALIERRFVGREED; the protein is encoded by the coding sequence ATGAGGCGCGGACCGCTCACCCGAGTCATGGGTGAGCATCCGGTCGGCACAGCGTTCGTCACGCCGTACGTCGTGTTCCTGGCCGCGGTGTTCGCGTATCCGCTCGGGTTCGCCGTCTACATGTCCTTCCACGACTACTTCTTCGCCGCACCGGGCGCGATCGTGGACCGCCCGTTCGTGGGATTCGACAACTACGTCGCAGTGTTGTCGGATCCCGCGGTACGGCGGGCGTTCCTGAACGTGCTGATCTTCCTGGTGATCAACGTCCCGCTGACCGTCATCCTGTCGCTCGGGCTGGCGAACGCGTTGAACGCCGCGATCCGCTGGCGCACGTTCTTCCGGGTCTCGTACTACGTTCCGTACGTCACCGCGAGCGTTGCGGTCGTCGGAGTATGGCTGTTCCTGTTCAACTCCAACGGCCTGGTCAACTCGATCCTCGGACCACTAGCCCCGGATCCGTCCTGGCTGGTGAACTCCAAGCTCGCGATGCCGACCGTCGCCATCTACGTGACCTGGAAACAGCTCGGCTTCTTCATCCTGCTGTATCTGGCCGCGCTGCAGAACGTGTCCAAGGATCTCTACGAAGCGGCGTCGATGGACGGCGCGGGGCGTTGGAAGTCGTTCCTCAACGTGACGGTGCCCGGTGTGCGGCCGGCGACCACCTTGGTCGTGTTGCTCGCGACGGTGACCGGCGCGAACCTCTTCACCGAGCCGTACCTGTTGACCGGAGGCGGCGGTCCGGACGGAGCATCCGCGTCACCGGTCCTGATCATGTACCAGCGCGGAATCGAGCAAGGCAATCCCGACGTCGGGTCGGCGATCGGAGTGTTGCTGGTGATCGGCGTACTGCTGCTCGCGCTCATCGAACGACGATTCGTGGGGAGGGAGGAGGACTGA
- a CDS encoding NAD(P)/FAD-dependent oxidoreductase, with amino-acid sequence MSAPYDVLVVGGRVAGASTAMLLARAGARVALLERSAYGSDTVSTHGLMRAGVMQLSRWGLLDRLTGTPPILRTTFHYRDREPEQVAIRALYAPRRQLLDRVLVDAAAEAGAEIRHGVAVTSLLRDESGRVAGVRMRDGSELTAGITIGADGIRSTVASATGAPVVRRSRSRSAVLYRYYAGVQAAGYEWAYAPGGAAGLLPTTDGATCVFVATTPTRMRSLRRDGAEQAFATLLADMAPSLTDLLIPATPVDRMHGWAGAAGFFRQAWGPGWALVGDAGYYKDPITTHGMTDALRDAELLSDALTGPGPESAALAKYQATRDELSSALFEVTESVASYTWTLDEVRVLLRKVSSAMKAEVTQFSL; translated from the coding sequence ATGAGCGCGCCGTACGACGTACTGGTCGTAGGCGGCCGGGTCGCGGGAGCGTCGACCGCGATGCTGCTGGCGCGAGCCGGCGCCCGGGTCGCTCTGCTGGAGCGGTCCGCCTATGGCAGCGACACCGTGTCGACGCATGGCCTGATGCGGGCCGGCGTGATGCAGCTGTCGCGGTGGGGATTGCTCGATCGGCTCACAGGTACGCCGCCAATCCTGCGTACGACGTTCCACTATCGCGACCGCGAGCCCGAGCAGGTGGCGATCCGTGCTCTCTACGCTCCGCGCCGTCAACTCCTCGATCGGGTCCTCGTCGATGCCGCGGCCGAGGCCGGCGCGGAGATCCGGCATGGCGTGGCTGTCACCTCACTGCTTCGTGACGAGAGCGGTCGGGTCGCCGGCGTTCGCATGCGCGACGGTTCGGAGCTGACCGCCGGGATCACGATCGGCGCCGACGGCATTCGATCGACCGTCGCTTCGGCGACCGGCGCTCCCGTCGTACGCCGGAGTCGATCGCGCAGCGCCGTCCTGTACCGGTACTACGCCGGCGTGCAGGCAGCCGGCTACGAGTGGGCCTACGCACCGGGCGGGGCCGCGGGACTGCTGCCCACGACCGACGGGGCGACCTGTGTTTTCGTCGCGACCACGCCGACGCGGATGCGATCGCTGCGCCGCGACGGTGCCGAGCAGGCCTTCGCCACACTGCTCGCGGACATGGCGCCCAGCCTGACCGATCTGCTGATCCCGGCGACGCCGGTGGATCGGATGCACGGCTGGGCCGGCGCGGCTGGATTCTTCCGCCAGGCGTGGGGACCGGGCTGGGCGCTGGTCGGGGACGCTGGCTACTACAAGGACCCGATCACCACGCACGGGATGACCGACGCTCTGCGCGACGCCGAGCTGCTGAGCGACGCATTGACCGGGCCTGGTCCCGAGTCCGCGGCGCTGGCGAAGTACCAGGCGACCCGCGATGAGCTCTCGAGTGCGCTGTTCGAAGTGACCGAGTCGGTTGCGTCGTACACCTGGACTCTCGACGAGGTGCGGGTGCTGTTGCGGAAGGTCAGCTCGGCGATGAAAGCCGAGGTCACACAGTTCTCGCTGTAG
- a CDS encoding OsmC family protein — protein sequence MTTATESPRRNGVDTATLFATIDAVKGQNEIAKFQFRASNTWVSGTHSRSTASDFFGAMQELRHKSDTVVEFDHPEVLVGTDHGPTPVEYLLHAIAACLTAGVANIAAARGVELTKVTSTVTGDIDLLGILGLSDGSVRNGYEQIRVAFAIEGDADEETLRGIVEQSRRRSAVYDVLVNPTPVAIDVTCS from the coding sequence ATGACCACCGCAACCGAGAGCCCGCGCCGCAACGGCGTCGACACCGCGACCCTGTTCGCGACGATCGACGCCGTCAAGGGCCAGAACGAGATCGCCAAGTTCCAGTTCCGGGCGAGCAACACCTGGGTGTCCGGGACGCACAGCCGCTCGACCGCGTCGGACTTCTTCGGCGCGATGCAGGAGCTCCGGCACAAGTCCGACACGGTGGTCGAGTTCGACCACCCTGAGGTCCTGGTCGGCACGGACCACGGGCCGACGCCGGTGGAGTACCTGCTGCATGCGATCGCGGCCTGCCTGACCGCCGGTGTCGCCAACATCGCCGCGGCCCGTGGTGTCGAGCTGACGAAGGTCACCTCGACCGTCACCGGCGACATCGACCTGCTCGGGATCCTCGGGCTGTCCGACGGCTCGGTCCGCAACGGCTACGAGCAGATCCGGGTCGCGTTCGCGATCGAGGGCGACGCGGACGAGGAGACGCTGCGCGGCATCGTCGAGCAGTCCCGGCGCCGGTCGGCGGTGTACGACGTCCTGGTCAACCCGACGCCCGTGGCGATCGACGTCACCTGCTCCTGA
- a CDS encoding endo alpha-1,4 polygalactosaminidase, with translation MSRLSRRLLAGTAATALAVTGIVLTRTSADAAVTLPPTHAKFDYQIGGAYTPPAGVQVVTRDRTAAPAAGLYNICYVNAFQVQPGEQGQWDSDLLLRDAKGRVVIDQDWGEALLDVRTADKRNRIAAKVNGWIDGCAAKGYKAIEPDNYDSYTRSKKLLTAANAKAYLTLLATHAHAKNLAIAQKNTVELAGSRQAVGLDFAVAEECGQYDECGDYVDAFGNNVIVIEYTDSGRSTACSQYGGTLTIVQRDVDVSTPGDPGYVRKTC, from the coding sequence GTGTCCAGACTCTCTCGCCGTCTCCTCGCGGGAACGGCGGCCACCGCCCTGGCAGTCACAGGAATCGTCCTCACCCGGACCTCGGCCGACGCGGCCGTCACCCTGCCGCCGACGCACGCCAAGTTCGACTACCAGATCGGCGGGGCCTACACGCCGCCCGCCGGCGTCCAGGTGGTCACCCGCGACCGGACCGCCGCACCGGCGGCCGGGCTCTACAACATCTGCTACGTCAACGCCTTCCAGGTCCAGCCCGGCGAGCAAGGACAGTGGGACTCCGACCTGCTGCTCCGCGACGCCAAGGGCAGGGTCGTCATCGACCAGGACTGGGGCGAAGCGCTGCTCGACGTCCGTACGGCGGACAAGCGGAACCGGATCGCCGCCAAGGTCAACGGCTGGATCGACGGGTGTGCCGCCAAGGGGTACAAGGCGATCGAGCCGGACAACTACGACAGCTACACCCGCTCGAAGAAGCTGCTCACCGCGGCGAACGCGAAGGCGTACCTGACGCTGCTCGCCACCCACGCACACGCCAAGAACCTGGCCATCGCGCAGAAGAACACGGTCGAGCTGGCCGGTTCCCGGCAGGCGGTCGGCCTGGACTTCGCGGTCGCCGAGGAGTGCGGCCAGTACGACGAGTGCGGTGACTACGTCGATGCCTTTGGCAACAACGTGATCGTGATCGAGTACACCGACAGCGGCCGCTCGACGGCCTGCTCGCAGTACGGCGGGACGTTGACGATCGTGCAGCGCGACGTGGACGTCTCGACCCCGGGTGACCCCGGATACGTCCGTAAGACCTGCTGA